From Nymphalis io chromosome 10, ilAglIoxx1.1, whole genome shotgun sequence, a single genomic window includes:
- the LOC126771172 gene encoding nucleoside diphosphate kinase homolog 5-like — MSTVSSDTEAEYQTYSERTLAIIKPEAYENAEDIENHICDNGFMILARREVRLTPEQAAELYKGHYGRHHFPHLVAHMSSGPIIALVLAARNCIQKWRTLMGPARVVEAQAYWPDSLRACYGRRTKYGDYFNALHGSENHAEALREIHFFFPSMIVGPLLRRWQIGDYIQKYLSSTLTPALTALAQERPVEPLLWLADYLQHHNPNEPEWTPQPREQREEQKCHTPLHSRDSV; from the exons atgtcAACGGTTTCATCAGATACAGAAGCTGAATACCAGACCTACTCAGAAAGGACATTAGCTATTATAAAACCAGAAGCCTATGAAAATGCGGAGGACATTGAAAACCATATTTGTGATAATGGATTCATGATATTAGCT CGGCGCGAAGTCCGTCTCACTCCAGAGCAAGCCGCTGAGCTGTATAAAGGCCACTATGGCAGGCACCACTTCCCACATCTCGTCGCTCACATGTCCAGTGGCCCGATCATCGCTCTCGTACTCGCCGCTagaaattgtatacaaaaatgGCGGACATTGATGGGACCAGCTAG agtgGTTGAAGCCCAAGCCTACTGGCCAGACAGTCTACGCGCGTGCTACGGTCGACGCACCAAGTATGGGGACTATTTCAATGCGCTGCACGGTAGTGAGAACCATGCAGAGGCTTTAcgtgaaatacattttttctttcCTAGCA TGATAGTTGGACCGCTACTTCGCCGGTGGCAAATCGGGGATTACATTCAAAAGTACTTATCGTCGACCCTCACGCCCGCACTTACTGCACTCGCGCAAGAGCGACCGGTCGAGCCCTTGCTGTGGCTAGCTGATTACTTGCAGCATCATAACCCTAACGAACCCGAGTGGACTCCGCAACCGAGAGAACAAAGGGAAGAACAAAAATGTCATACGCCTTTACACTCGCGCGACTCAGTTTGA
- the LOC126771104 gene encoding prosaposin isoform X1, with protein sequence MTNTLAVCLLSILFFCCSSLSSARQTPKECSKGPDYWCESLTRAAACGAVQHCIGTVWEQQRDEIKSNDVSDKIVRLFRQLKDVKDMINEDYLATSVRSACRDLPSPAVTSICKDNTALLESYLMHVLQSDTSAETMCRIIGMCNNDKLKNLVTKKKIEEPTKQKLKLVGGAKCTWGPSYWCSNFSTGRECGATHHCVQRVWSKMTFPEDNDGICKICKDMVTQARDQLQSNETQEELKEVFEGECKLIPIKLVTKECIKLADDFVPELVETLASEMNPDAVCSVAGLCNNANIDKLIEDYNATLKHREDCSNCRRSVGVVRKRFDETSYENFLVGILQVCQNMGSLSDSCSMLTFKYYENIIEALKKDLTPQSICHLSGQCTHLYHSHNLYTFPDELKDLKATDDVPCEFCEQVIKHMRDTLVANTSEVEFHKVLTGLCKHTGNFKSECLQLVEQYHSVIYYYLVSELKPDEICGFIGICTNKTDVTIAPLLPKELAIKAITMSPKLIGQDEANSYTTPKNARVPLKKQANVEILGTETTATPVLPIERMFVATPNANAWCSFCQYFLHYVQVELSDDNNEEAIKKVVEEACDVLPQSINDECRQFVTQYGPAVIALLVQEIDPASVCPALGLCAKTEEVRHVSINSEKSNCPLCLFAVEQLETMLKNNRSEESIRKALDSLCTHLSAKLRTQCVDFVDTYTNQLVEMLVADLNAQEICVYLKLCKDDKKHTDPLALTHSSIDKYHDNPSLRGDRNNRKRPMLPKEMLENGPGDISTNEIPDNTQNGRPIKVSSQRTVCVICEFVLTEIDDQIKDKHNEDEVKAIVHGVCKHMPKSVRGECDQFVDKYADLVISLLAQELQADEVCRELKLCDPTAFNKFKAEEILDCAVCETVVMAVKKVLSNDKVDRNIVHVIEKSCAALPAKYNARCHTMLEIYGEGVIHLIEEFGTKDICKKIGLCSTSDAAIVRMHRNN encoded by the exons ATGACAAACACACTAGCTGTTTGTCTCCTTTCTATATTATTCTTTTGTTGTTCAA GCTTATCATCTGCCCGGCAAACACCTAAAGAATGTTCCAAAGGACCTGATTATTGGTGTGAAAGCCTAAC GCGTGCCGCTGCATGCGGTGCGGTGCAGCACTGCATCGGCACAGTATGGGAGCAGCAACGTGACGAAATCAAGAGCAACGATGTATCAGACAAGATCGTACGTCTCTTCAGACAGCTTAAAGATGTCAAGGACATGATAAACGAG GACTACCTGGCGACTAGCGTGAGGTCCGCGTGTCGTGACCTTCCGTCGCCAGCTGTTACGAGTATATGCAAGGACAATACAGCATTGCTCGAGAGCTATCTGATGCACGTTCTCCAGTCGGACACCAGCGCGGAGACAATGTGCAGGATTATAGGCATGTGCAATAACGATAAGCTGAAGAACCTCGTAACC AAAAAGAAGATTGAAGAACCGACTAAACAAAAac TGAAACTCGTAGGAGGAGCGAAATGTACTTGGGGACCGTCGTATTGGTGCAGCAACTTCAG CACGGGCCGAGAATGCGGCGCGACGCATCACTGCGTCCAGCGGGTGTGGTCCAAGATGACTTTCCCCGAGGACAACGACGGTATCTGCAAGATATGCAAGGACATGGTGACTCAAGCTCGTGACCAGCTTCAAAGTAATGAGACTCAG GAGGAACTAAAAGAAGTTTTTGAAGGCGAATGCAAACTGATCCCTATCAAACTAGTGACGAAGGAATGCATCAAGCTGGCCGACGACTTCGTCCCGGAGTTGGTCGAGACGTTGGCGTCAGAAATGAACCCGGACGCGGTGTGCTCCGTCGCTGGACTCTGCAACAACGCTAACATTGACAAACTCATTGAAGACTAT AACGCAACTTTAAAGCATAGGGAAGATTGTTCAAACTGCAGAAGATCAGTTGGCGTTGTCAGGAAGAGGTTCGATGAAACCAGCTACGAAAACTTCCTCGTTGGAATATTGCAG GTCTGTCAAAACATGGGATCCCTCTCCGACTCCTGCTCGATGCTAACGTTTAAATACTACGAGAACATCATTGAGGCCCTGAAGAAGGACCTCACCCCTCAGTCGATCTGCCACCTCAGCGGGCAGTGCACTCACCTCTACCACTCGCACAACCTCTACACCTTCCCTGACGAGCTCAAGGATCTGAAGGCTACAGA TGATGTGCCGTGCGAGTTTTGTGAGCAAGTCATAAAACACATGCGGGACACGTTGGTCGCGAACACTTCAGAAGTAGAGTTCCACAAAGTGTTAACTG GTCTCTGCAAACACACGGGTAACTTCAAGTCCGAATGTCTGCAACTGGTCGAGCAGTACCACTCGGTTATATACTACTATCTCGTGTCGGAGCTCAAACCGGACGAGATCTGCGGTTTCATTGGAATATGTACGAACAAAACGGACGTCACCATCGCGCCATTGCTGCCCAAGGAACTGGCGATCAAAGCTATAACTATGTCACCGAAACTCATTGGTCAAGATGAAGCAAATAGCTACACGACACCGAAG AACGCTCGCGTGCCGCTGAAGAAACAGGCTAATGTAGAAATCCTAGGAACTGAAACAACTGCCACCCCCGTCTTGCCCATAGAGAGGATGTTTGTAGCGACCCCTAATGCGAACGCCTGGTGTTCCTTCTGCCAGTACTTCTTGCACTATGTACAAGTTGAACTCAGCGATGACAACAATGAG GAGGCCATAAAGAAGGTGGTGGAGGAGGCGTGCGACGTGCTGCCGCAGTCCATCAACGACGAGTGCCGGCAGTTCGTGACGCAGTACGGGCCCGCCGTCATCGCGCTGCTCGTGCAGGAGATCGACCCCGCCAGC GTATGTCCAGCTCTCGGCCTGTGTGCGAAGACGGAAGAAGTTCGTCACGTTTCCATCAACTCTGAGAAATCAAACTGTCCCCTATGTCTGTTCGCGGTTGAACAACTCGAAACTATGCTCAAGAATAATCGCAGTGAG GAGAGTATCCGCAAAGCCTTAGACAGTCTATGTACTCACCTCTCCGCTAAACTCCGCACTCAATGCGTGGATTTCGTCGACACGTACACCAACCAACTAGTCGAGATGCTCGTAGCCGATCTCAACGCTCAAGAAATATGCGTCTACCTGAAACTGTGCAAGGACGATAAGAAACACACCGACCCACTGGCTCTCACTCACTCGTCGATCGACAAATACCACGACAACCCGAGCCTGAGAGGCGACAGGAACAACAGGAAGCGACCGATGCTGCCAAAGGAAATGCTGGAGAACGGACCCGGAGATATTA GTACGAACGAAATACCAGACAACACCCAGAACGGTCGCCCTATTAAGGTCTCTTCGCAGCGAACAGTTTGTGTCATATGCGAGTTTGTGCTTACGGAGATCGACGACCAGATCAAAGACAAGCataatgaa GACGAAGTTAAAGCGATAGTCCACGGTGTATGCAAGCACATGCCGAAGTCCGTTCGCGGCGAGTGTGATCAGTTCGTGGACAAGTACGCGGACCTGGTCATCAGCCTGCTCGCCCAGGAGCTCCAGGCCGACGAAGTCTGCAGGGAGCTCAAGCTGTGCGACCCCACCGCTTTCAACAAGTTCAAAG CAGAGGAGATCCTCGACTGCGCCGTTTGCGAGACGGTGGTGATGGCGGTGAAGAAGGTGCTCAGCAACGACAAAGTGGACCGGAACATCGTACACGTGATCGAGAAGTCGTGCGCCGCGCTGCCCGCCAAGTACAACGCGCGG tGTCACACAATGCTGGAAATATACGGCGAGGGCGTCATCCACCTGATCGAGGAGTTCGGCACCAAGGACATCTGCAAGAAGATCGGTCTGTGTTCCACCAGCGACGCAGCGATAGTTAGGATGCACAGGAACAATTAA
- the LOC126771104 gene encoding prosaposin isoform X2: MTNTLAVCLLSILFFCCSSLSSARQTPKECSKGPDYWCESLTRAAACGAVQHCIGTVWEQQRDEIKSNDVSDKIVRLFRQLKDVKDMINEDYLATSVRSACRDLPSPAVTSICKDNTALLESYLMHVLQSDTSAETMCRIIGMCNNDKLKNLVTKKKIEEPTKQKLKLVGGAKCTWGPSYWCSNFSTGRECGATHHCVQRVWSKMTFPEDNDGICKICKDMVTQARDQLQSNETQEELKEVFEGECKLIPIKLVTKECIKLADDFVPELVETLASEMNPDAVCSVAGLCNNANIDKLIEDYNATLKHREDCSNCRRSVGVVRKRFDETSYENFLVGILQVCQNMGSLSDSCSMLTFKYYENIIEALKKDLTPQSICHLSGQCTHLYHSHNLYTFPDELKDLKATDDVPCEFCEQVIKHMRDTLVANTSEVEFHKVLTGLCKHTGNFKSECLQLVEQYHSVIYYYLVSELKPDEICGFIGICTNKTDVTIAPLLPKELAIKAITMSPKLIGQDEANSYTTPKNARVPLKKQANVEILGTETTATPVLPIERMFVATPNANAWCSFCQYFLHYVQVELSDDNNEEAIKKVVEEACDVLPQSINDECRQFVTQYGPAVIALLVQEIDPASVCPALGLCAKTEEVRHVSINSEKSNCPLCLFAVEQLETMLKNNRSEESIRKALDSLCTHLSAKLRTQCVDFVDTYTNQLVEMLVADLNAQEICVYLKLCKDDKKHTDPLALTHSSIDKYHDNPSLRGDRNNRKRPMLPKEMLENGPGDISTNEIPDNTQNGRPIKVSSQRTVCVICEFVLTEIDDQIKDKHNEDEVKAIVHGVCKHMPKSVRGECDQFVDKYADLVISLLAQELQADEVCRELKLCDPTAFNKFKEEILDCAVCETVVMAVKKVLSNDKVDRNIVHVIEKSCAALPAKYNARCHTMLEIYGEGVIHLIEEFGTKDICKKIGLCSTSDAAIVRMHRNN, translated from the exons ATGACAAACACACTAGCTGTTTGTCTCCTTTCTATATTATTCTTTTGTTGTTCAA GCTTATCATCTGCCCGGCAAACACCTAAAGAATGTTCCAAAGGACCTGATTATTGGTGTGAAAGCCTAAC GCGTGCCGCTGCATGCGGTGCGGTGCAGCACTGCATCGGCACAGTATGGGAGCAGCAACGTGACGAAATCAAGAGCAACGATGTATCAGACAAGATCGTACGTCTCTTCAGACAGCTTAAAGATGTCAAGGACATGATAAACGAG GACTACCTGGCGACTAGCGTGAGGTCCGCGTGTCGTGACCTTCCGTCGCCAGCTGTTACGAGTATATGCAAGGACAATACAGCATTGCTCGAGAGCTATCTGATGCACGTTCTCCAGTCGGACACCAGCGCGGAGACAATGTGCAGGATTATAGGCATGTGCAATAACGATAAGCTGAAGAACCTCGTAACC AAAAAGAAGATTGAAGAACCGACTAAACAAAAac TGAAACTCGTAGGAGGAGCGAAATGTACTTGGGGACCGTCGTATTGGTGCAGCAACTTCAG CACGGGCCGAGAATGCGGCGCGACGCATCACTGCGTCCAGCGGGTGTGGTCCAAGATGACTTTCCCCGAGGACAACGACGGTATCTGCAAGATATGCAAGGACATGGTGACTCAAGCTCGTGACCAGCTTCAAAGTAATGAGACTCAG GAGGAACTAAAAGAAGTTTTTGAAGGCGAATGCAAACTGATCCCTATCAAACTAGTGACGAAGGAATGCATCAAGCTGGCCGACGACTTCGTCCCGGAGTTGGTCGAGACGTTGGCGTCAGAAATGAACCCGGACGCGGTGTGCTCCGTCGCTGGACTCTGCAACAACGCTAACATTGACAAACTCATTGAAGACTAT AACGCAACTTTAAAGCATAGGGAAGATTGTTCAAACTGCAGAAGATCAGTTGGCGTTGTCAGGAAGAGGTTCGATGAAACCAGCTACGAAAACTTCCTCGTTGGAATATTGCAG GTCTGTCAAAACATGGGATCCCTCTCCGACTCCTGCTCGATGCTAACGTTTAAATACTACGAGAACATCATTGAGGCCCTGAAGAAGGACCTCACCCCTCAGTCGATCTGCCACCTCAGCGGGCAGTGCACTCACCTCTACCACTCGCACAACCTCTACACCTTCCCTGACGAGCTCAAGGATCTGAAGGCTACAGA TGATGTGCCGTGCGAGTTTTGTGAGCAAGTCATAAAACACATGCGGGACACGTTGGTCGCGAACACTTCAGAAGTAGAGTTCCACAAAGTGTTAACTG GTCTCTGCAAACACACGGGTAACTTCAAGTCCGAATGTCTGCAACTGGTCGAGCAGTACCACTCGGTTATATACTACTATCTCGTGTCGGAGCTCAAACCGGACGAGATCTGCGGTTTCATTGGAATATGTACGAACAAAACGGACGTCACCATCGCGCCATTGCTGCCCAAGGAACTGGCGATCAAAGCTATAACTATGTCACCGAAACTCATTGGTCAAGATGAAGCAAATAGCTACACGACACCGAAG AACGCTCGCGTGCCGCTGAAGAAACAGGCTAATGTAGAAATCCTAGGAACTGAAACAACTGCCACCCCCGTCTTGCCCATAGAGAGGATGTTTGTAGCGACCCCTAATGCGAACGCCTGGTGTTCCTTCTGCCAGTACTTCTTGCACTATGTACAAGTTGAACTCAGCGATGACAACAATGAG GAGGCCATAAAGAAGGTGGTGGAGGAGGCGTGCGACGTGCTGCCGCAGTCCATCAACGACGAGTGCCGGCAGTTCGTGACGCAGTACGGGCCCGCCGTCATCGCGCTGCTCGTGCAGGAGATCGACCCCGCCAGC GTATGTCCAGCTCTCGGCCTGTGTGCGAAGACGGAAGAAGTTCGTCACGTTTCCATCAACTCTGAGAAATCAAACTGTCCCCTATGTCTGTTCGCGGTTGAACAACTCGAAACTATGCTCAAGAATAATCGCAGTGAG GAGAGTATCCGCAAAGCCTTAGACAGTCTATGTACTCACCTCTCCGCTAAACTCCGCACTCAATGCGTGGATTTCGTCGACACGTACACCAACCAACTAGTCGAGATGCTCGTAGCCGATCTCAACGCTCAAGAAATATGCGTCTACCTGAAACTGTGCAAGGACGATAAGAAACACACCGACCCACTGGCTCTCACTCACTCGTCGATCGACAAATACCACGACAACCCGAGCCTGAGAGGCGACAGGAACAACAGGAAGCGACCGATGCTGCCAAAGGAAATGCTGGAGAACGGACCCGGAGATATTA GTACGAACGAAATACCAGACAACACCCAGAACGGTCGCCCTATTAAGGTCTCTTCGCAGCGAACAGTTTGTGTCATATGCGAGTTTGTGCTTACGGAGATCGACGACCAGATCAAAGACAAGCataatgaa GACGAAGTTAAAGCGATAGTCCACGGTGTATGCAAGCACATGCCGAAGTCCGTTCGCGGCGAGTGTGATCAGTTCGTGGACAAGTACGCGGACCTGGTCATCAGCCTGCTCGCCCAGGAGCTCCAGGCCGACGAAGTCTGCAGGGAGCTCAAGCTGTGCGACCCCACCGCTTTCAACAAGTTCAAAG AGGAGATCCTCGACTGCGCCGTTTGCGAGACGGTGGTGATGGCGGTGAAGAAGGTGCTCAGCAACGACAAAGTGGACCGGAACATCGTACACGTGATCGAGAAGTCGTGCGCCGCGCTGCCCGCCAAGTACAACGCGCGG tGTCACACAATGCTGGAAATATACGGCGAGGGCGTCATCCACCTGATCGAGGAGTTCGGCACCAAGGACATCTGCAAGAAGATCGGTCTGTGTTCCACCAGCGACGCAGCGATAGTTAGGATGCACAGGAACAATTAA